In the Alteromonas sp. M12 genome, one interval contains:
- a CDS encoding M4 family metallopeptidase, translating into MKYFALIAVFISFTNIAAQQFEETGRGSATALQAPRLETSFEPVDTPIQSEQDLNGWVSENKPLLGMSDAAQIQILQSTQEDNGYSIYRIQQKLNNIDVFTHQSVLVLSQGQPVSAHLMTTDLPAPAAPSMASLQQTVTATLAELKIEYQDQPEVKPVYFKVAKELLAAAVVRGKFKKNQLDYLYTLIISSTGSVLKEIPNRLDFSYGLIDVDEMCAVVGYNRPTTIVELLIMADSGYIQAYPPAESQSMASSTSERKLAAMLDDANSYLTTLFGHSGIDRHDNVQVLAFVGNKFYEESLSCAGNNTTNAFWTELSDSLGLMQIHAPLLQNPEVIMHELTHGIVAYGAGLIYQQESGALNEAIGDAIGVGFVSWQNKRLNSPASSDWKLRLGNQVIRDFSYPTRIQDMPDHFSERYTGSKDYGGVHINSSIINHAFYLLAEGGSHRRLGGDNVPKIGMKKALLIWQYGATKILTQTSDFQDARYAFAKSAEIIFGKYSEERTAVHMAFDAIGVKGRWTKNEPPPKPDPKPDPKPDPKPDPKPDPKPDPIPKPDTKPESTAEISNQVLLLTVLCLFLLFVVLFFMLKKSRPGKADNSEFAPYNLNLDTNGDKGQSGKAGKLNAQLTGNYGFLLVNDKYYSLSNAALCGKGITVGRSDSATISIQYPSVSSFHIRLFLHDKFLYVEDLGSTYGTFVNAEKVTKHQAVRLNIGDEILLADLPCHITDSKQSAAKNAKQTANISSTLTLQTDKGRFQIHSEKMSDEGVTIGRDTACHLVIPHDSVSGTHGKFTFKNDTWCFQDLDSSYGSFLKNNNQAEQLEKFSEQELVNGAVLYLADFKIEVGVEQDDGKIRL; encoded by the coding sequence GTGAAATACTTTGCCTTAATCGCTGTTTTCATTAGCTTCACTAATATTGCGGCTCAGCAGTTTGAAGAAACTGGGAGGGGAAGTGCCACAGCGCTGCAAGCCCCTCGTCTAGAAACCTCATTTGAGCCTGTTGATACGCCTATTCAGTCAGAGCAAGATCTGAATGGCTGGGTGAGTGAGAATAAACCGCTTTTAGGGATGTCTGATGCTGCGCAAATACAAATACTGCAAAGTACCCAAGAAGATAACGGCTACAGCATCTATCGGATTCAACAGAAACTAAATAATATTGATGTATTTACCCATCAGTCAGTATTGGTTTTGTCACAAGGGCAACCTGTTAGTGCTCACTTAATGACGACTGATTTGCCTGCACCCGCTGCGCCAAGTATGGCGAGTTTACAACAAACGGTAACGGCCACTTTAGCTGAGTTAAAAATTGAATACCAAGACCAACCTGAGGTTAAACCTGTATATTTCAAAGTTGCCAAAGAACTGCTTGCAGCAGCCGTAGTGCGTGGCAAATTCAAAAAAAATCAATTGGACTATTTATATACTTTGATTATTTCTAGTACCGGTTCTGTACTTAAAGAAATCCCCAATCGCCTTGATTTTAGTTATGGTTTGATTGACGTCGATGAAATGTGCGCTGTGGTTGGTTATAACCGTCCAACGACCATAGTCGAATTATTGATAATGGCTGATAGCGGCTACATTCAGGCTTATCCGCCAGCTGAATCCCAGTCTATGGCAAGTTCTACCAGTGAGCGAAAATTAGCCGCTATGCTAGATGATGCTAATTCCTATTTAACAACTCTGTTTGGCCATTCTGGCATCGATAGACATGACAATGTGCAAGTTTTGGCTTTTGTTGGTAATAAATTTTATGAAGAAAGTCTGAGTTGTGCTGGTAACAATACCACTAACGCATTTTGGACTGAACTGAGTGACTCACTTGGTTTAATGCAGATACATGCTCCCTTATTACAAAATCCTGAAGTTATCATGCACGAACTCACCCACGGTATTGTGGCTTATGGGGCAGGGCTGATTTATCAGCAAGAGTCGGGCGCATTAAACGAAGCTATTGGTGACGCTATTGGCGTAGGTTTCGTCAGTTGGCAGAACAAGCGGTTAAACTCACCAGCCTCTTCTGATTGGAAGTTAAGGTTAGGTAACCAAGTAATACGTGATTTCAGCTACCCAACCCGAATTCAAGATATGCCTGATCATTTCAGTGAACGCTACACTGGAAGCAAGGATTACGGTGGTGTTCATATTAATTCATCTATTATTAACCATGCTTTTTATTTGCTCGCCGAAGGGGGATCTCATCGGCGTTTGGGGGGCGACAACGTTCCTAAAATCGGGATGAAAAAAGCGTTGTTAATTTGGCAGTATGGTGCCACAAAAATCTTAACGCAAACCTCGGATTTTCAAGATGCTCGTTATGCCTTTGCTAAATCGGCTGAAATTATTTTTGGCAAATACAGTGAAGAAAGAACAGCAGTGCACATGGCATTTGACGCCATTGGTGTAAAAGGTCGTTGGACTAAAAACGAGCCACCGCCTAAACCAGATCCTAAACCTGATCCCAAGCCAGATCCTAAACCTGACCCTAAGCCAGATCCTAAACCCGATCCAATTCCAAAACCGGATACAAAGCCAGAGTCTACTGCCGAAATAAGTAACCAAGTGCTGTTGTTAACTGTCCTTTGCTTATTTTTATTGTTCGTTGTTTTGTTTTTTATGCTCAAAAAATCTCGCCCAGGTAAAGCGGACAATTCGGAATTCGCTCCCTATAATCTAAATTTAGACACTAACGGCGATAAAGGTCAGTCTGGAAAAGCTGGCAAATTGAATGCTCAGCTAACCGGTAATTATGGTTTTTTATTGGTTAATGATAAATATTACTCGTTGTCGAATGCTGCCTTGTGCGGTAAAGGAATCACCGTTGGTCGTTCTGATTCGGCAACTATTTCTATTCAGTATCCTTCTGTTTCTAGTTTTCATATACGTTTGTTTTTGCACGACAAGTTCTTGTATGTAGAGGATTTAGGCTCAACTTACGGGACCTTCGTAAACGCTGAAAAAGTGACTAAACATCAAGCGGTACGGCTAAATATAGGTGATGAAATTCTGCTTGCTGATTTGCCGTGTCATATTACTGATAGCAAACAATCGGCGGCCAAAAACGCTAAACAAACTGCGAATATCTCGTCCACTTTAACCTTGCAAACCGACAAAGGGCGGTTTCAAATTCACAGTGAAAAAATGTCAGATGAGGGAGTTACAATTGGCCGAGATACCGCTTGTCATCTGGTTATTCCCCATGACTCGGTTTCTGGGACTCATGGCAAATTTACCTTTAAAAATGATACATGGTGTTTTCAAGATTTAGATTCTTCTTACGGATCATTTTTGAAAAACAACAACCAGGCTGAACAGCTGGAAAAGTTTTCAGAGCAAGAACTTGTAAATGGTGCAGTGTTGTATTTAGCTGATTTCAAAATTGAAGTGGGTGTTGAGCAGGATGACGGCAAAATTAGGCTCTAG
- a CDS encoding protein phosphatase 2C domain-containing protein: MSSNRIIFEKSEQAGRDYNQDRYAYHLSDQNNDIFIVVADGVGGTKQGELAAEIIANKSGEFWQTRDNFMHAEDFLNAFAEQCNAAIKQTCEQGISTAATLTALLQFNGELVTAHAGDSRIYQFDQNGKVKQTKDHSLAYAKFLMGEIREDELATHPSQTQLLNCLDGSDSAHCEITHWQLNDGEYFVLCTDGFWEIFDNDEILELVKNDNRDYIFANRMDDTLQVKPSQDNTTVVLCELDKSTAVLTSENKTEAATAAQIQQQTSVSSTAPTSVTNKTVTPSENEIKTVVNWKVIALALVALMLLVLLYFTYRTSIEPCCTDEPQILTEDEFEPSPNDAQVHEDMLKEVGTDSDAKIASDLETEEIENQAEQVLEDVEKSLDQVGSQVANEVTDSIDDAKQAVEESVSEVDKSVDSMEQQPPVSNVKNYVKNVDIAAHSDEQGNVSGPADLNANLDSAPSLELDIAAGEDPIAKLEDRLTQDGSLSKGSKLSKTDVMKDQYTEIITVQLKVKDTPVYGALLRYQKTSSGIEVISGKVSNLSQVPDSPSHDFATCFKQYQSAQSQQAKTIEKGKSDAVLYIDPASSGYFWLTDIILQETGQAFDLFLLDASCESLRLVPKHVSR; encoded by the coding sequence ATGTCTAGTAACCGTATTATTTTTGAAAAATCTGAACAAGCGGGCAGAGATTACAATCAAGACCGATATGCTTATCATTTGAGTGACCAGAATAACGATATATTCATCGTTGTAGCGGACGGCGTGGGAGGCACTAAGCAAGGCGAGTTGGCAGCTGAAATTATCGCTAATAAAAGTGGCGAGTTCTGGCAAACTCGCGATAATTTTATGCATGCTGAAGATTTTCTAAATGCTTTTGCAGAGCAGTGTAATGCAGCGATTAAACAAACTTGTGAGCAAGGTATTTCAACCGCTGCTACGCTAACAGCATTATTGCAATTCAATGGCGAATTAGTCACTGCCCATGCTGGTGATTCGCGAATTTACCAATTTGATCAAAATGGCAAAGTAAAACAAACCAAAGATCATTCCCTTGCTTATGCAAAGTTCTTGATGGGTGAAATACGCGAAGATGAATTAGCCACACACCCAAGCCAAACCCAACTTTTGAACTGTCTTGATGGTAGTGACAGTGCCCACTGTGAAATCACTCACTGGCAGCTAAATGACGGTGAGTATTTTGTATTGTGTACTGACGGTTTCTGGGAAATCTTCGACAATGATGAAATCTTAGAGTTAGTCAAAAATGACAATAGAGATTACATATTCGCTAACCGCATGGATGACACATTGCAAGTTAAGCCCAGTCAAGATAATACCACCGTTGTATTGTGTGAATTGGATAAAAGCACCGCTGTGCTGACATCTGAAAACAAGACTGAGGCAGCGACAGCAGCACAGATACAACAACAAACTTCAGTTTCCAGCACCGCACCGACGTCAGTGACGAATAAGACAGTCACGCCTAGTGAAAACGAGATAAAGACAGTCGTTAATTGGAAAGTGATCGCTTTGGCGCTTGTGGCCTTAATGTTGTTAGTGTTGCTTTACTTTACCTACCGTACCTCCATCGAACCATGTTGCACCGATGAGCCGCAAATATTAACCGAAGATGAGTTTGAGCCTTCGCCTAATGATGCACAAGTGCATGAAGATATGCTCAAGGAAGTAGGCACTGATAGTGATGCTAAGATTGCGAGCGACTTAGAAACAGAGGAAATTGAAAACCAAGCTGAACAAGTGCTTGAGGATGTTGAAAAATCCCTTGATCAAGTTGGTTCACAGGTCGCCAATGAGGTAACTGACTCCATTGATGATGCGAAACAAGCTGTTGAAGAGTCGGTGAGTGAGGTTGACAAAAGTGTTGATTCGATGGAGCAACAACCTCCAGTTTCGAATGTAAAAAATTATGTCAAAAATGTCGATATAGCTGCTCATTCTGATGAGCAAGGCAATGTATCTGGGCCTGCAGATTTGAACGCCAATTTAGATTCAGCGCCAAGTTTAGAATTAGACATTGCTGCTGGTGAAGATCCCATTGCTAAACTTGAAGATCGTTTAACCCAAGATGGTAGTTTGTCAAAGGGCAGTAAATTAAGCAAAACGGATGTGATGAAAGATCAATATACTGAAATTATCACAGTTCAATTAAAGGTCAAAGATACACCAGTTTACGGCGCTTTATTACGTTACCAAAAAACCAGTTCAGGGATTGAGGTGATTTCTGGCAAAGTCAGTAATTTATCGCAAGTGCCAGACTCTCCAAGCCATGATTTTGCAACCTGTTTTAAGCAATATCAAAGTGCTCAAAGTCAACAAGCAAAAACAATTGAAAAAGGTAAATCTGACGCCGTACTTTATATTGACCCTGCCAGTTCAGGCTATTTTTGGTTAACCGACATTATCCTGCAAGAAACTGGGCAAGCGTTTGATTTATTTTTGCTTGATGCTAGCTGTGAATCACTGCGCCTAGTACCTAAACATGTTAGTCGTTAA
- a CDS encoding serine/threonine-protein kinase has product MERELQPGDRIHRYVIEKVLGSGGFGVVYLAQHASLEYRVVIKEYLPNQIAHRVDGMVKPFMADLTQVYETALQQFKNECETLLTLDHDNIVYVYDCFYEAGTAYMVMHQEIGNTLWESYVQQVEIHNQPFSWQQISAVLPGVLAGLDYLHQQNLVHRDVKASNVFLRSGAVLHPILIDFGAVKVAGGYVSQQAQNTQSYAALEQEYNVFPIGPWTDIHALGVMIIELLTGQRPIKAFDRYTQSNSDGSDPILMLLEQVSHSCGDTVANALFYATQLQPEHRYQDISEFKAALPL; this is encoded by the coding sequence GTGGAACGAGAACTTCAACCCGGCGATCGAATACATCGATATGTTATTGAAAAGGTGCTGGGTAGCGGCGGCTTCGGTGTTGTTTATCTTGCCCAACATGCTTCCCTTGAATATCGAGTGGTTATTAAAGAGTATTTGCCGAATCAAATTGCTCACCGTGTTGACGGCATGGTCAAACCCTTCATGGCGGATTTGACCCAAGTTTATGAAACAGCATTGCAGCAGTTCAAAAATGAATGTGAAACTTTACTCACCTTAGATCACGATAACATTGTTTATGTATACGATTGTTTTTACGAAGCGGGTACTGCCTATATGGTTATGCATCAAGAGATCGGTAATACCTTATGGGAAAGTTATGTGCAACAAGTTGAAATTCATAACCAGCCGTTTTCGTGGCAACAAATTAGTGCAGTATTACCTGGCGTATTAGCAGGGCTGGATTATTTACACCAACAAAACTTGGTACACAGAGACGTTAAAGCCAGTAACGTGTTTTTACGTTCAGGTGCAGTGCTGCATCCTATTTTAATCGATTTTGGGGCGGTAAAAGTAGCGGGTGGCTACGTGAGTCAACAAGCCCAAAATACTCAGTCGTATGCTGCATTGGAACAAGAATATAATGTTTTCCCTATAGGTCCTTGGACTGATATCCACGCTTTAGGGGTGATGATAATTGAACTTTTAACAGGGCAACGGCCGATTAAAGCGTTTGACCGATATACGCAATCAAACAGCGATGGCAGCGACCCTATTTTAATGTTGTTGGAACAGGTGTCTCATAGCTGCGGCGATACTGTTGCTAATGCATTATTTTATGCCACTCAACTGCAACCTGAACACAGGTATCAGGATATCAGTGAATTTAAAGCAGCGTTGCCATTATAA
- a CDS encoding vWA domain-containing protein: protein MKLKSREINIFSMSALDLFASGMGAFILLAVISLPFFGNVSKIPAPAPQTCPEVKVCPPPSVPKPDPVPVPKPTPSGFQKMQTLDLVVVLDVTGSMGQEINGLRAEIGNIARIIEMLSDSAAMRIVAFGDKNFDRPVSEFPLTLTKDIAVLKSYLEQVNLNLGIGRGFNPGDNGESVYAGFEAALDTKWRSEAQRRVIFIITDDEAHSGEARPLMTKVQRFANEKYSVSVRYSGDEKHEKEFYQGLAKAGLGNYLDISNGSLTAALLIALMPK from the coding sequence ATGAAGCTCAAAAGTAGGGAAATCAATATCTTTAGCATGTCAGCTTTAGATTTGTTTGCTTCAGGAATGGGCGCGTTTATTTTACTCGCTGTTATTTCACTTCCTTTTTTTGGCAATGTATCGAAAATTCCCGCCCCCGCGCCGCAAACGTGTCCAGAAGTGAAGGTGTGTCCCCCGCCTAGTGTGCCAAAACCTGATCCAGTTCCAGTGCCTAAACCCACGCCATCGGGGTTCCAAAAAATGCAAACCCTTGATTTAGTGGTGGTATTAGATGTGACTGGCAGTATGGGGCAAGAAATCAATGGTTTACGTGCTGAAATTGGCAATATTGCACGGATTATCGAAATGTTATCTGACTCAGCGGCCATGCGCATCGTTGCCTTTGGAGATAAAAACTTTGATCGGCCTGTGTCTGAATTCCCTCTTACCCTCACCAAAGATATCGCTGTTTTAAAATCTTATTTAGAACAAGTCAATCTTAACTTGGGTATTGGTAGAGGATTCAACCCTGGTGATAATGGTGAATCGGTTTACGCAGGATTTGAAGCTGCGCTGGACACCAAATGGCGTTCTGAGGCGCAACGTAGAGTGATTTTTATTATTACTGATGATGAAGCGCACTCTGGTGAAGCTCGACCATTAATGACCAAAGTTCAACGCTTCGCCAATGAAAAATACAGCGTATCTGTGCGTTACTCTGGCGATGAAAAACACGAAAAAGAATTTTATCAAGGGTTGGCAAAAGCTGGCTTGGGTAATTATTTAGATATTTCCAACGGGTCGTTAACCGCAGCGTTGTTAATTGCGCTCATGCCCAAGTAA